The DNA region CCACTGCTACTGCTActgctactactactacaactgcaacaacttcttcttcttcttcctctaagTTGAACAAGAATTTGAATCCCGGTACTCTAGGAGATCATCTTGGAAATGAGAGGCTGAAAGATCGAAAAAGTGATGAAAAACCCCCCAAGGGTGACACCATTTTTCTTGATAGACAACGAAGTTGCTCGGAGTCTAATAGGTTTGAGAATGAGAAGGAGAGCGCCAAAGAAAATCATAGACCAAGTATTGGAAAGTCAATGAGAAATACAGCAAAATTTAGTTCTTCGTCTAAAGCTTCGTGTATTGTACCTGGAAGATTGTCCATTGTTGAAAATGACATATACCGGAGATCGATGGGACAAAAATCGGATTCCCTTACTAATGCTTTCGAGTTTGACTCTGATTGCTTTACTGATTTTGGTTCTACAGCTATTGCGGACGGCACAAATTCAATAAGTTCGAGGAAATCAAGCCTAGAGGGTTCTTCACAGTACATGAAGAATTTAGCAAAAAGGACTCGGAGAGGAAATTCATATTCAAGTATGCCAAGCCAAACATCATGGGATGGTTCTCCTGCGTTGTCATCAAAGAAGTTTACGACAAAAAATGCAATCAAGAGGGTGAATTCGCCAACTAGTGCTAAGTCACAGTGGGCATTGTCACCTGGACGGACAGGGTCACCGCCAATGTCTGtggaaaacaaaggaaaattacCAATGTCTTTCTCAAGTTTGAAGCCTCCAGATAGTCCTAATTCAAGGGGGACGGGTGTGAAGAAATTGTTTAACATGGGATTGGACTTGTTCAAGACTAAGAAATCTTTGTCTAATTCGATGCCTGTGGTGGTCCTGGGTAATTCAGAGACCGTTCATCAACTACGGATGCTTCATAATCGGTGGATGCAGTGGCGGTATGCCAATGCTAGAGCTGAGGCTGTCAATTGGAGTATAGCTAATCAGGCAGAGGTGTGCATTAATgcttgttattttattttttgattagCATGTTCTGATTGATTTAAGATATCTGTGTCACTTTGTGACTTTGTATTATGGTATTTTAGTAACATAGTTTAGGTAAATAGATTTGTATATGAAAACTTTGTCTTGGTGTTTTAAGTTAAGCAACAGTTGTTTGAACAACAgtttttcaatgtttaaacaacattatacatattttcacacactttttacCACATGTATTTACACCAAACAACAACATTACaagaaatctcttaccaaacgaGCCCTAAGTTTCAAACAATTACTGTATCTTGTTGATTTGTTCTGTGTGGCAAAAATTAGGATGATCAAATTCACTTTGCTGTAGTATTCTGCATCTCTAAAGCAGTGGCTGTTGAAGCTGAAGGCTAAAAATTAGTACTTCTTCTATCAGAAATCAAGGGAAAATGCACACTATAAGACCATTGTAACCATCTTTGCATAATTTCGTAGGAGATTAAGATAATAGGGggttttcaaattaaatatttgattgaagGTTTAGAAGGGTTATTCGTCTGAAGGGAATTTAAAAACTAACAATTTAAGAACTTGTATGATATTAGGAATGGAAAAAGATTCAATTTGGACTATGGGCCAGGTGAATCAATCTCCATACCTTGAAGATGGGTTGAAGCTTAATGCATCTTGTTTTCAATATATTAATGAGAAACATTTATAATGAAAGAAAGGACTTATTAAGCTAATGGCACaaaaccaaaaggaaagtgGAGAGAGAGATAAATTCCATCAATGCTTTGCTTTTGTATGGCTGCAGATGTTGTGAAGGTTTACTTTGCAAGGTTctgaaattttgatttgataTCCTTCTTCAAAGGGTGCTTATCAAACGGCATCTTTGGATTATTTATGTGAAAACCATCAACTAGAAAGGAGGGTCAAGAAATTGTACTGTCATATGTCCTCAGATTTGTGTCGGTACCACAAGATGATACTTTCAAATCCATATGAACAACATGAACTACCACCTCATCACCAGGAAGACATCAATGCTAGTTGAAATGTATATATATGGAGGTGTTTGCCCTTCCAATTAGATCGACTGGTCAAATTTATCTGAGATGAAAATGAGGTTTCTTTAATTATATAGACATGGATAGGATTGTATCCAATCTTAACTAATAACTTTCCATTGTTTGGGCAGAGAAATTTGTTATATGCTTGGGATGGTCTTACAAAGTTGCGGCATTCTGTGGtacaaaagaaattacaatttcaGAAGGAAAAGCTTGACATGAAGCTGAACTTTGTACTTTATTCCCAAGTAAGTAAGAAGTTGctaataatataaatttcttaaattcttaaattcaaatgaataaattatcAACATTATGATTCATCCAAATGATGTTGTTTATGGATCAATTTGTGATCTTTCGTGTAGATTAAGCTATTAGAAGCTTGGGGAGATATGGAAAGGCAGCAACTATCAGCAGTTTCCAGGACCAAGGAGTGTTTGCATTCTGTTGTCTGCAGAGTACCCCTAATTGATGGTGCAAAGGTAGgcttaaaaaacaaaagcactTTTTTTGCTGCCAGTTATGAATTATTGTTCAACTAAACTACATGTTTGTTATAGGTGGACACACAATTAGCTACCTTCACTATTGGAAATGCAGTAGATTTCACAGCTTCTATCAAATCAATGTTAACTTGTCTTGCACCCTCGGTAGGCAGCCTTTGTTTAAGCCATGTTATATTATTGTGCTTTGTTATCTTGTGCTTATGTTATTTTGACTCAACTTTAAGTTGTTGCTTCAACAGGCTGAGAAGACTGTTGTATTGCTATCAAAATTAGCGAAGGTTGTGGCTCAAGAGAAGTTAGTTTTAGAGCATTGTCTTGAGCTTCTTAGAACCATATCTACCCTTGAGGTAAGATATAAACACTAAATTATCAGTAATTCCATATAACTTCATTTCTTTTATAACTTCCTTTATTTGATAACATATAGTGCAAAGATACAGTGTGTGCATAATTTTTACCAGTAGTTTAAAAAGTTTCCAAACttcaagactttttttttccttcctatattcaaacatgaaaatataatatatttaatcatTAACTATCAAACAAAAGCATCAAATCTGGAATCCGATGTACATATATTGATTGGAAATTaactccttattttttttttattgactaTATGTGGGCAGTTTGAAGAGAGAAGGCTAAGGTGTAGTATTATTCAGTTGAAATTATGGCAACAACAGCAGCAAAAGCAACAAGAAGAAATCCCTTTTGTATATGGTCAAAATATAGCATTTGAGGACAAAATTACAGGATATCCACGCATACATTCTGAGGATGATAGATAATGAGATACGTATGGTTGACAAGGACATGTTGATATAATGTAGATGcgattattaatttaaaaaaacttcaaaaaagtCAAGAAAAATTTCTACTACAGCCTATTAATATTAGTTTCTCATTTTTCTATCCTACATATATAGCTTCTTCGTTTCAACCTGCTCTACTAGCTTCATATTTTGAGAACATTCTatggaaaataatttcatattagcatactttttattttctcaaaaaaatttctacatttTCCATCAATCTAAACAGaaccttcaaaaaaataaaaatcaaagtaaagaaaattattgtgttaGAGCGTAAGGCCATAAACTAGTCAAGCTTTGTGAGTATTGAATGCTTAAGTTCGACTCGGCAACAATATAAAATGTTCAAACTTGACTTGAGCTTGAACCAAGCCTACAAACTATGTTTGAGCTTGTTAGATAGTCTAAAAACTTGAACTCAGCCTGGTTTGGCTTGATTCATTAGTTAAGTTGAGTTTCAACTCAATATCAAGTTTTTGAGATCAAGATTCAATACAAGTACATTTGGTTTTGACAAGTAGTCACAACCCCAATTAAGTAAAGGTTTAGTAAGATGTGAGCTTATTTTTCAAGCCCATATCGAACGTATTACCAAGCCCAAAAACTAGCTTAAACTCGGCTTGTATTTTATCGAGTTCTATTGTTCATGAGCTTGATCAtgagcaattttattttattttctagggcttgctcatttattaaacaagtttAAAATTAATGCTCAACTTtagcttatttataaacaaacaaataaacatgaaCGAGTTTCCTACTGAGCCAAGCCCGAactatttataaacaaattagttcatctctctctctctctctctctctctctctctctctctctctctctctctccactagATTTGGGCTTAGGGCATCAAAATGGTCAAATTAAAtcgatttcttcttcttcttcttttttcttccatcTTAGGCTGATATGAacaattcttttaattttaagtgGTATTCTAGCTCTTTAGTCGGTCCAGAAATCACATGTCCTACATGTGCTAACATTTTCCATCAAACTTAACACCAAATAATACGATGGATCATTTGTATCTTCTTACCCCcttcctctcttctttctttctttctttctttctttctttctttcttttttaaagaaaaaagggaaaaagggAAAAGCATTGAAGTCAAAACCAACGTAATTACAAAAGGCAGAGTTGGGACATGGCGACTAGAGATCATTCCCACAAAAGGTCCCATTCAAATGTCTAAATTGCAAAATTATGATAGAAATGATAAACTATTGTTCTACCTGGTCGAACCCGTCCCCTATTTgccaaaatatatattgttaaatattagcattgatacaccatgttgaatatgctagatGCGGAAACGaaagcataaaatataaaacacaataacacaagagggTTACGTAATTCAGCCTAACGgtctacatccacggaggaaaccctaaagggctacatcaataatatattagagtgtaatACAAATCCTGTATTACAAtaaaccataacatgtgtatatataatagactaaaccctagactaatcgacttctagtacaagtaggagacttggtttgcacacaaagtagaattaggcttgaacttatactaatgggctaatatatctctaacacacacacacacacacacacatatatatatatatatatgtgcatCTTTTTTTGGCTTCATGGTACACTAGGGATCGTCATTCATTGTATGTTCAGGAGTGCCCTACAATCCAAACTGTACATCATAGGATCAAAATTGTGGTCAGCATTTAAGTTATTTAATAATATAGTggattctaatatatatatatatatatatacacacacacacacacaccttcATGTGTTTTTATGTGATCAATTATGAAAAACCCttaaatatcactttttttacaAGAGAGTAGTGTTAtggatattacaaattttacaacaCTGAGCTTACAACCTGAAATGTCATCAACcataaaatagtaatttaaatattaatttatgaGATGATTGAAGTCCACCAATCACATTTATCACTACATCAGTTTGTAGACATTATATTATAAAACTTAGAATACTTTTAGCATATTTCTTTACAAGATTTTACAAACAGTTGGTGTGTGTTTACACTTTACAAGAATTAGAAGATGAGTTAAAGAGGAGGTCCTCAAGAATTAGAAGatgaattaaaaacaaattttgatgggGCAATGTTCGCAAATTTGCAGGAAGCAAGTATCGGAGTAGTATTGCGAAACTCTCAATGGGAAGTTATGGTGGCTTTGTCCGAAAAGATCCTCATGCCATCTTCAGTAGTTTTATTGGAGACTTTGGCAACTAGAAGAGCTATACTATTCGTTTATGAACTTGGTTTTCGTCAGTCTAGCTTTGAGGGTGATTCGGCAATCTCTATAAATGCTTTACGCCATAATAAGTTGCTGCATTCATCCTTGGGGCATATTATTAAAGACACATTATCTTGTGCTAGCCTTTTACAAAGCGTCTCTTTCTCCCACAATATTTGACAAGGCAATACTCTAGCTCATGTGTTAGCTCAGAGAgctagaatttcttttttttgtattgatTTGGATGGAGTCTGTTCCTTCTGACatctttgattattttgttaaaGATGTCAACGCTATGAAATAAAATCAGTAATCaatctttcttctcaaaaaaaaaaaaaaaaaaaagt from Castanea sativa cultivar Marrone di Chiusa Pesio chromosome 6, ASM4071231v1 includes:
- the LOC142639863 gene encoding QWRF motif-containing protein 3, translating into MKNENDQVVVSDQSLKPRRPKSREVSSRFLSPTSNNTTTASFEAGIPSPNQSLSPNRHKTKKHHRSHEDSGFMRGLWPSSTTTTATATATTTTTATTSSSSSSKLNKNLNPGTLGDHLGNERLKDRKSDEKPPKGDTIFLDRQRSCSESNRFENEKESAKENHRPSIGKSMRNTAKFSSSSKASCIVPGRLSIVENDIYRRSMGQKSDSLTNAFEFDSDCFTDFGSTAIADGTNSISSRKSSLEGSSQYMKNLAKRTRRGNSYSSMPSQTSWDGSPALSSKKFTTKNAIKRVNSPTSAKSQWALSPGRTGSPPMSVENKGKLPMSFSSLKPPDSPNSRGTGVKKLFNMGLDLFKTKKSLSNSMPVVVLGNSETVHQLRMLHNRWMQWRYANARAEAVNWSIANQAERNLLYAWDGLTKLRHSVVQKKLQFQKEKLDMKLNFVLYSQIKLLEAWGDMERQQLSAVSRTKECLHSVVCRVPLIDGAKVDTQLATFTIGNAVDFTASIKSMLTCLAPSAEKTVVLLSKLAKVVAQEKLVLEHCLELLRTISTLEFEERRLRCSIIQLKLWQQQQQKQQEEIPFVYGQNIAFEDKITGYPRIHSEDDR